One Eurosta solidaginis isolate ZX-2024a chromosome 5, ASM4086904v1, whole genome shotgun sequence DNA segment encodes these proteins:
- the LOC137252418 gene encoding mitochondrial import receptor subunit TOM5 homolog: MFRMPPQIDPAEEKKRVQADVRNNVLFFAVLCAAIRLAPFVLGKMQA; the protein is encoded by the exons ATGTTTCGTATGCCGCCGCAGATCGATCCGGCTGAGGAAAAGAAACGCGTGCAAGCTGATGTACGGAACAATGTTTTGTTTTTCGCAGTGCTTTGTGCTGCAATCCGACTTG CTCCTTTCGTATTGGGCAAAATGCAAGCATAA